One ANME-2 cluster archaeon DNA segment encodes these proteins:
- the nadC gene encoding carboxylating nicotinate-nucleotide diphosphorylase: protein MLITELERFIREDLGDDDTSCTIVPDEWVHASIITKENGVLAGLEEIIQIFDYFALETHSDLNDGDTITSGDVVCSIWGHAGDVLRSERLALNFLCRMSGIATLTARCVADAGSVRLACTRKTTPGFRKFEKKAVKLGGGDTHRFNLSDAVMIKDNHIAIMGIEKAVERARAEASFTKKIEVEVSDAGEMLSAAKAGADIIMFDNMQPEEIKKCIEALEDAKSRYGKILEASGGIKPDNIRDYASTGVDVISMGSLIHSARWLDMSMGIM from the coding sequence TTGCTGATTACTGAACTGGAGCGATTCATCCGGGAAGATTTAGGTGACGATGACACTTCATGTACTATCGTACCTGATGAATGGGTACATGCAAGTATAATCACAAAAGAGAACGGAGTGCTGGCAGGGCTTGAAGAAATCATCCAGATATTTGATTATTTCGCACTTGAAACACATTCCGATTTAAATGACGGGGACACAATAACATCCGGTGATGTAGTCTGCAGCATATGGGGTCATGCAGGTGATGTGCTGCGTTCCGAAAGGCTGGCTCTCAACTTCCTGTGCCGGATGAGCGGGATAGCCACGTTGACAGCCCGGTGCGTGGCAGATGCAGGCAGTGTAAGGCTGGCATGTACCAGGAAGACCACGCCAGGATTTCGCAAGTTCGAGAAAAAGGCGGTAAAGCTTGGCGGTGGGGATACCCACAGGTTCAATCTATCCGATGCTGTGATGATAAAGGATAACCATATCGCCATAATGGGTATTGAAAAAGCTGTTGAACGGGCAAGGGCCGAAGCCAGTTTTACCAAAAAGATCGAAGTTGAAGTATCGGATGCGGGAGAAATGCTATCGGCAGCAAAGGCGGGTGCTGATATCATCATGTTCGATAATATGCAGCCTGAAGAGATCAAGAAGTGCATTGAAGCACTTGAAGATGCGAAATCACGTTATGGCAAAATACTGGAAGCTTCGGGCGGCATTAAGCCTGATAATATCAGGGATTATGCTTCAACTGGAGTTGATGTTATCTCCATGGGTTCGCTCATCCATTCGGCCCGGTGGCTGGACATGAGTATGGGAATTATGTGA
- a CDS encoding 50S ribosomal protein L15e: MAKSMYSYIRDAWKDPDSTYVHELRWHRLQEWRREASVQRIDKPTRLDRARSLGYKAKQGIVMVRAGIRRGSARKSRYIRGRRTKRMGMSKITRGKSIQRIAEERAARKFPNLQVLNSYWVGEDGKHKWYEIIMVDPAHPVIQKDPRLNWLCQPNQKGRVFRGKTSAGTKGRGQRKRGKGTEKTRPSIRSRGNLGK; the protein is encoded by the coding sequence ATGGCAAAATCAATGTATAGTTATATCAGGGATGCCTGGAAGGACCCTGACTCAACGTATGTGCACGAACTTAGATGGCACAGGCTCCAGGAATGGAGACGTGAAGCCTCAGTACAGAGAATAGACAAACCCACAAGACTTGACCGCGCACGCAGCCTGGGCTACAAGGCCAAACAGGGCATAGTCATGGTCAGGGCAGGTATCAGGCGGGGCAGTGCCCGGAAATCACGATATATCAGGGGCCGCCGGACCAAGCGTATGGGCATGAGCAAGATAACTCGCGGCAAGAGTATCCAGCGTATTGCAGAAGAGCGGGCAGCACGTAAATTCCCTAACCTGCAGGTGCTCAACTCATACTGGGTGGGCGAGGACGGTAAGCACAAATGGTACGAGATCATCATGGTGGACCCGGCACATCCGGTCATTCAGAAAGACCCCAGATTGAACTGGCTATGCCAGCCCAACCAGAAAGGACGGGTCTTCAGGGGCAAGACAAGTGCCGGAACAAAGGGCAGAGGCCAGCGCAAACGCGGCAAAGGTACTGAAAAGACCAGGCCCAGTATAAGGTCCCGCGGTAATTTAGGTAAGTGA
- a CDS encoding transcriptional regulator, translating into MDELIGFVSSNDKRDRIMGILGHHGTLDRELIAKRARMIPLTTGKILEELQEKGLVEEKEGLFSLTLIGNEVENKMKGLR; encoded by the coding sequence ATGGATGAATTGATAGGTTTTGTTTCAAGCAATGATAAACGCGACAGGATTATGGGAATCCTGGGCCACCATGGTACCCTTGATCGGGAATTGATAGCCAAACGTGCCCGGATGATCCCCCTGACCACAGGAAAGATACTGGAAGAACTCCAGGAAAAAGGCCTTGTAGAAGAAAAAGAGGGATTATTTTCACTAACATTAATTGGTAACGAAGTAGAAAACAAGATGAAAGGCCTGCGATAG